A stretch of the Halorussus salinus genome encodes the following:
- a CDS encoding CBS domain-containing protein, producing the protein MQVSELMTERVVTIDVENTLQLAANRMLHYGVGSIIVLRDERPTGIITRSDAVAAGARSDEPFSRLSVERVMTDPVVTVQPTATVSEAVEVMTDNTVKHLPVAADGVLCGIVTSSDIVYNHEELRHQIEAIHEREPAADAERESDEEGGSDEERESEEAADGHPESSA; encoded by the coding sequence ATGCAGGTCAGCGAGTTGATGACCGAGCGGGTCGTCACGATAGATGTCGAGAACACGCTCCAACTCGCCGCGAACCGGATGCTCCACTACGGCGTCGGGAGCATCATCGTCCTGCGGGACGAGCGGCCGACCGGCATCATCACCCGGTCGGACGCGGTGGCGGCGGGCGCGAGGTCCGACGAGCCGTTCAGTCGCCTGTCGGTCGAGCGGGTGATGACCGACCCCGTCGTGACGGTCCAACCGACGGCGACCGTCAGCGAGGCCGTCGAGGTGATGACCGACAACACGGTCAAACATCTCCCGGTCGCGGCCGACGGAGTTCTCTGCGGTATCGTCACCAGTAGCGACATCGTGTACAACCACGAGGAGTTACGACACCAGATCGAAGCCATCCACGAGCGCGAACCGGCGGCCGACGCCGAGCGAGAGTCCGACGAAGAAGGAGGGTCCGACGAAGAACGAGAGTCCGAGGAGGCGGCGGACGGACACCCCGAGTCGTCGGCCTGA
- a CDS encoding segregation/condensation protein A — MGAGWGEAAAARVGGGDSEESPDDGSDAEETIVADELDVDADDDEAEPVELLVQLAEEGEIEPWDIDIVTVTDKFLDRLDGADLRTSGRALFYASVLLRMKSDAMLADDDEEEAEEADPWDDWGPGPDAPAPGDEGEFPEFDPIEQLEDEMERRLDRKSARGSPETLDELVRELRERERGSWWKESRSYDTTDSPSGFQRGTQTLDYRMDDDMRVDEEPSADDVTGTAHAEDIEAVIDDVRDELQSHYEKGRTEVLYAEIETVGGSRIQTFLALLFLSHRGTVTLEQDDMFEDLWVEDAEATDEPETPAIAD, encoded by the coding sequence GTGGGGGCCGGCTGGGGGGAGGCCGCCGCCGCCCGCGTGGGGGGGGGCGATTCCGAGGAATCGCCCGACGACGGGAGCGACGCCGAGGAGACCATCGTCGCCGACGAACTCGACGTGGACGCCGACGACGACGAGGCCGAACCCGTCGAACTCCTCGTGCAACTGGCCGAGGAGGGCGAAATCGAGCCGTGGGACATCGACATCGTGACCGTCACCGACAAGTTCCTCGACCGACTCGACGGCGCGGACCTCCGGACCTCGGGTCGCGCGCTGTTCTACGCCAGCGTCCTCCTCCGGATGAAGAGCGACGCGATGCTGGCCGACGACGACGAGGAGGAAGCCGAGGAGGCCGACCCGTGGGACGACTGGGGACCGGGGCCGGACGCGCCCGCGCCCGGCGACGAGGGCGAGTTCCCCGAGTTCGACCCCATCGAGCAGTTGGAAGACGAGATGGAGCGCCGCCTCGACCGCAAGAGTGCCCGCGGGTCGCCCGAGACGCTGGACGAACTCGTCCGCGAGTTGCGCGAGCGCGAGCGGGGGTCGTGGTGGAAAGAATCCCGAAGCTACGACACGACCGACTCGCCGTCGGGGTTCCAGCGCGGCACGCAGACGCTGGACTACCGGATGGACGACGACATGCGCGTGGACGAAGAACCCTCCGCGGACGACGTGACCGGGACCGCCCACGCCGAGGACATCGAGGCGGTCATCGACGACGTGCGCGACGAGTTGCAGTCCCACTACGAGAAGGGCCGGACCGAAGTCCTCTACGCCGAAATCGAGACGGTCGGCGGGTCGCGCATCCAGACGTTCCTCGCACTGCTGTTCCTCTCGCACCGCGGGACCGTGACCTTAGAACAGGACGACATGTTCGAGGACTTGTGGGTCGAAGACGCCGAGGCGACCGACGAACCCGAGACGCCCGCGATTGCGGACTGA
- the mtnP gene encoding S-methyl-5'-thioadenosine phosphorylase, translating to MTIGFIGGSGIYEALPLEDTREEDVSTPFGDPSAPVTIGELAGEEVAFLPRHGPDHQHTPTNAPYKANIHALKQVGVERVLSSNAVGSLREDLPPQTLLVPDQIFDRTKHRDATFFGDGIVVHMPFADPYCPHMVEHLADSCDTATDADSEEGGTYVCIEGPQYSTRAESEFYREQGWDVIGMTTIPEAKLAREAEMCYATVTGVTDYDVWKEDSEVTLQEVLDNAAENEESIKEVVEHAVRNMPDERECDCGSALEGTVNTPTEAIPDETRERVDAFVGEYLD from the coding sequence ATGACGATTGGATTCATCGGCGGCAGTGGAATCTACGAGGCGCTTCCGCTCGAAGATACCCGCGAGGAGGACGTTTCGACGCCGTTCGGCGACCCGAGCGCGCCCGTCACCATCGGCGAGTTGGCTGGCGAGGAGGTCGCCTTTCTCCCGCGTCACGGCCCGGACCACCAGCACACGCCGACGAACGCGCCGTACAAGGCGAACATCCACGCGCTGAAGCAGGTCGGCGTCGAGCGCGTGTTGTCGAGCAACGCGGTCGGGAGCCTGCGCGAGGACCTGCCGCCCCAGACGTTGCTGGTGCCCGACCAGATTTTCGACCGGACGAAGCATCGGGACGCGACCTTCTTCGGCGACGGCATCGTCGTCCACATGCCCTTCGCGGACCCCTACTGTCCGCACATGGTCGAGCATCTGGCCGACTCCTGCGACACCGCGACCGACGCAGATTCCGAGGAGGGCGGCACCTACGTCTGCATCGAAGGCCCGCAGTACTCGACGCGCGCCGAGAGCGAGTTCTACCGCGAGCAGGGCTGGGACGTGATCGGCATGACGACGATTCCGGAGGCGAAACTCGCCCGCGAGGCCGAGATGTGCTACGCCACCGTCACGGGCGTCACCGACTACGACGTGTGGAAAGAAGACAGCGAAGTCACGCTCCAAGAGGTGCTGGACAACGCCGCCGAGAACGAGGAGTCCATCAAGGAAGTCGTCGAACACGCGGTCCGGAACATGCCCGACGAGCGCGAGTGTGACTGCGGGTCGGCGCTGGAGGGGACCGTCAACACGCCCACCGAGGCGATTCCGGACGAGACCCGCGAGCGCGTCGACGCGTTCGTCGGCGAGTATCTGGACTGA
- a CDS encoding phosphoribosyltransferase: MSELPDEFKCTITNWEYIYGLCRDVSDQVKHDSFDPDVVVALARGGWFAGRCICDFLGMDDLTSLKMEHYVGTAEKSAEPEVRYPMPEGSVEGKDVLIIDDIADTGGSIERAEEYVTDRDAGEVRTATLQLLQTSEFEPDYIGERLDEWAWIVYPWNFIEDMIDITSGVMDKADGDRFTTEEIRHLLSDFHDVERIEMEIAQPDRMDEVLEEMVRRDVLADEGDEWRLVANEGVGA, translated from the coding sequence ATGAGCGAACTCCCCGACGAGTTCAAGTGTACGATTACGAACTGGGAGTATATCTACGGTCTCTGCCGCGATGTCAGCGACCAAGTGAAACACGACTCGTTCGACCCCGACGTGGTGGTCGCGCTGGCCCGCGGCGGGTGGTTCGCGGGGCGGTGTATCTGTGACTTCTTGGGGATGGACGACCTGACGAGTCTCAAGATGGAACACTACGTCGGGACCGCCGAGAAGTCGGCGGAACCCGAGGTACGCTATCCGATGCCGGAGGGGAGCGTCGAGGGCAAGGACGTACTCATCATCGACGACATCGCCGACACCGGCGGGTCCATCGAGCGTGCCGAGGAGTACGTCACCGACCGGGACGCCGGGGAGGTCCGGACCGCGACCCTCCAGTTGCTCCAGACCAGCGAGTTCGAACCGGACTACATCGGGGAGCGACTGGATGAATGGGCGTGGATTGTGTATCCGTGGAACTTCATCGAGGACATGATAGACATCACCAGCGGCGTGATGGACAAGGCCGACGGCGACCGCTTCACGACCGAGGAGATTCGCCACCTCCTCAGCGACTTCCACGACGTGGAGCGAATCGAGATGGAGATCGCCCAACCCGACCGGATGGACGAGGTACTGGAAGAGATGGTCCGGCGGGACGTGCTGGCCGACGAGGGCGACGAGTGGCGACTCGTGGCTAACGAGGGCGTGGGGGCCTGA
- a CDS encoding chymotrypsin family serine protease, producing the protein MPSSEDFEHLLDCRNVLGVEYDEETDTVRVYVSQKLDPEELTDEDDVTKRVPDRNVEVVDTGYGDEREGFDALAAVEIPDAESDRKDRHRPVVAGVSEINADSTAATAGPYPARVTDTAAGNWADGTDSGEVVRLSNNHVYALVNEAEFGAPVVQPSPRDGGSLPDDKVGELRGYVPVEEGVTVDVAARSADPDREAPEYHELPDEWPTAIRRDDYRSLRGETVTKTGRTTGVTSGTVEAVGASVRVNFGPDHGTVTLRDQIIAGPMSQGGDSGSPVFRDESGELVGLLFAGSANQTICNKIGNVESALGVELLTGEAGDGGDGGDGESGGEGGGGGDGRNGTDGDDTPTFLRTFEETVSLPTATPELTLRSLTVSESPGPGETVEATATVVGSATGRAWLEVGGDRYRFELREDDRRDGGEEDGDGEDGGEGREGRYVRDIRVSVTAPAEAGESFDVSVTGGYLLED; encoded by the coding sequence ATGCCGAGTTCAGAAGACTTCGAACACTTGCTCGACTGCCGGAACGTACTCGGCGTCGAATACGACGAGGAGACCGACACCGTGCGGGTGTACGTCTCCCAGAAACTCGACCCCGAAGAACTGACCGACGAGGACGACGTGACCAAGCGAGTCCCCGACCGAAACGTCGAGGTGGTCGATACGGGCTACGGCGACGAGCGCGAGGGGTTCGACGCGCTCGCCGCGGTCGAGATTCCCGACGCCGAGAGCGACCGCAAGGACCGCCACCGGCCGGTCGTCGCGGGCGTCAGCGAGATAAACGCCGACTCGACGGCCGCGACCGCCGGGCCGTACCCCGCCCGCGTGACCGACACCGCGGCCGGGAACTGGGCCGACGGGACCGACTCCGGCGAGGTCGTTCGCCTGAGCAACAACCACGTTTACGCGCTGGTCAACGAGGCGGAGTTCGGCGCGCCCGTCGTCCAGCCCTCGCCCCGCGACGGCGGCAGTCTGCCCGACGACAAGGTGGGCGAACTCCGCGGATACGTCCCCGTCGAGGAGGGTGTGACCGTGGACGTGGCCGCGCGCTCGGCCGACCCAGACCGGGAAGCGCCCGAGTACCACGAACTCCCCGACGAGTGGCCGACCGCGATTCGCCGCGACGACTACCGGTCGCTCAGAGGCGAGACCGTGACGAAGACCGGCCGGACGACCGGCGTCACGTCCGGGACGGTCGAAGCCGTCGGCGCGAGCGTCCGGGTGAACTTCGGGCCGGACCACGGGACCGTCACGCTACGGGACCAGATTATCGCCGGGCCGATGTCGCAGGGCGGCGACAGCGGGTCGCCGGTCTTCCGCGACGAGAGCGGCGAACTCGTCGGCCTGCTGTTCGCCGGGTCGGCGAACCAGACCATCTGTAACAAGATCGGAAACGTGGAGTCGGCGCTCGGCGTCGAGTTGCTGACTGGCGAAGCAGGCGATGGAGGAGACGGCGGTGACGGCGAAAGCGGCGGCGAGGGCGGTGGAGGTGGCGACGGACGTAACGGAACCGACGGCGACGACACCCCGACGTTCCTCCGAACCTTCGAGGAGACCGTCTCGCTCCCGACGGCCACGCCCGAGTTGACCCTCCGGTCGCTGACGGTGAGCGAATCGCCCGGTCCCGGCGAGACGGTCGAGGCGACTGCGACCGTCGTCGGGTCCGCGACCGGCCGCGCGTGGCTGGAAGTCGGCGGCGACCGGTATCGCTTCGAGTTGCGCGAGGACGACCGGCGAGACGGCGGCGAGGAAGACGGCGACGGAGAAGACGGCGGCGAGGGTCGAGAAGGCCGGTACGTCCGCGATATTAGGGTATCGGTGACGGCCCCGGCGGAGGCGGGCGAGTCGTTCGACGTGTCGGTGACTGGCGGGTATCTCCTCGAGGACTGA
- a CDS encoding PGF-pre-PGF domain-containing protein: MNGGIDSKPRRSPTRSKRALATLAVVGLVVASLAPAVGVALADGRSGVNALPTTDATGSNSPNETAEETTTHEVTMPVERPTKTSTGRFSTTESTVERAPTTDETTTEAGDPGGGRDGGRTTPPGGEPPDSGSNETSRSPGPPGGDGPPDESGPPDERGPPDRNGPPGGDDSSTTERPPGLGGTPDVTDPSDPDAADPPGRVGGGRTPADRPADRDESPKNRAGPPADPPGGPGDGSDAPGNRSFGDNRTLPGNRTLPGNRTLPGNRTRSGNATERGPPVRSAEAPTVNVTVENASANESVAVNVSASPDPSRNVSFSTVEVTPTRNASFTLNVTGSDRPIAEKTPTERLSNGTEPLAFLSVDHSLPDSNISSVNFTFRLRRDRVNASERGDIALYRYHDDSWNELPTTLVETTANHYVYRVRSPGLSEFAAGKKRPKFEITNATVDLSALSIGDALKVQVRISNEGDADGTFTAKLVLGDQSVASRQLTIAAGGMRQTTFERTVAEPGTYEVYVNDFRVGDVAVNETDPTTAAGATDDATSAGATDDATDRDGTVTDDRSDEETTAGAPGFGGGVAIVALVGSLAVARWRRD; the protein is encoded by the coding sequence ATGAACGGGGGTATCGACTCGAAGCCGCGGCGCTCACCGACGAGGTCGAAGCGGGCGCTCGCGACACTGGCCGTCGTCGGTCTGGTCGTCGCCAGCCTCGCGCCCGCCGTCGGCGTCGCCCTCGCCGACGGTAGGTCGGGCGTGAACGCACTCCCGACGACCGACGCGACTGGCTCGAACTCCCCGAACGAGACCGCCGAGGAGACCACGACTCACGAGGTCACCATGCCGGTCGAGCGGCCGACGAAGACCTCGACCGGGCGCTTCTCGACGACCGAGTCCACCGTCGAGCGGGCCCCGACGACCGACGAGACGACGACCGAAGCGGGCGACCCCGGAGGCGGACGCGACGGTGGCCGGACCACTCCTCCCGGAGGAGAGCCGCCGGACAGCGGGTCTAACGAAACGTCTCGGAGTCCCGGACCGCCCGGCGGAGACGGGCCGCCCGACGAGAGCGGACCGCCCGACGAACGCGGTCCCCCCGACCGGAACGGGCCGCCCGGTGGCGACGACTCGTCCACGACCGAGCGACCGCCCGGTCTCGGCGGCACGCCGGACGTGACCGACCCGAGCGACCCCGACGCGGCCGACCCGCCGGGGCGAGTCGGTGGTGGCCGGACTCCAGCCGACCGACCCGCAGACCGAGACGAATCGCCGAAGAATCGCGCCGGACCGCCCGCCGACCCGCCCGGCGGTCCGGGCGACGGGAGCGACGCCCCCGGCAATCGGTCGTTCGGCGATAACCGGACGCTTCCGGGTAATCGAACGCTTCCGGGCAATCGAACGCTTCCCGGAAACCGGACTCGCTCCGGGAATGCGACCGAACGCGGACCGCCGGTTCGCTCCGCCGAGGCTCCGACCGTCAACGTCACCGTCGAGAACGCCTCGGCGAACGAATCGGTGGCGGTGAACGTCTCGGCGTCCCCGGACCCGAGCCGGAACGTCTCGTTCTCGACGGTGGAAGTGACGCCGACCCGGAACGCGAGTTTCACGCTGAACGTCACCGGGAGCGACCGGCCGATAGCCGAGAAGACCCCGACCGAACGCCTCTCGAACGGCACCGAACCGTTGGCGTTTCTGAGCGTGGACCACTCGCTCCCGGACAGCAACATCAGTAGCGTCAACTTCACCTTCCGGCTCCGGCGAGACCGCGTGAACGCCTCCGAACGCGGCGACATCGCGCTCTATCGGTATCACGACGACTCGTGGAACGAACTCCCGACGACGCTGGTCGAGACGACCGCGAACCACTACGTCTACCGCGTCCGCTCGCCCGGCCTCTCGGAGTTCGCGGCCGGGAAGAAGCGCCCGAAGTTCGAGATAACCAACGCGACGGTCGACCTCTCGGCGCTCTCCATCGGCGACGCGCTCAAGGTGCAGGTCCGAATCTCGAACGAGGGCGACGCCGACGGGACCTTCACCGCGAAACTCGTCCTCGGCGACCAATCGGTCGCGAGTCGCCAACTCACCATCGCGGCGGGCGGGATGCGCCAGACGACCTTCGAGCGCACCGTCGCCGAACCCGGCACCTACGAGGTCTACGTCAACGACTTCCGGGTCGGCGACGTGGCGGTGAACGAGACCGACCCGACCACGGCGGCCGGAGCGACCGACGACGCGACGAGTGCGGGAGCGACCGACGACGCTACCGACCGCGACGGGACCGTCACCGACGACCGGTCGGACGAGGAGACGACCGCCGGAGCGCCCGGCTTCGGGGGTGGCGTCGCCATCGTCGCGCTCGTCGGGTCGCTCGCCGTCGCGCGCTGGCGGCGGGACTGA
- the smc gene encoding chromosome segregation protein SMC, which yields MHIKKLVLDNFKSFGRRTEIPFYEDFTTVSGPNGSGKSNIIDSILFALGLARTRGIRAEKLTDLIYNPGHADGSEESSGPREAIVEVVLDNSDGTLDRAQVVNAAGSENVGDVDEIVIKRRVKETEDNYYSYYYLNGRSVNLSDIQDLLAQAGVTPEGYNVVMQGDVTEIINMTPYERRQIIDEIAGVAEFDAKKEDALEELETVKERISEAELRIEEKQDRLDQLADERETALEYQGLRDEKQEYEGHLKAAELEEKREDLAHTREDVEDREEELADLQAELDEKQGAVIRLEDELEELNAEIERKGEDEQLRIKSEIEEVKGEISRLEDAIESADEKIQDAENTRRQAFVEIDRKQEDVDEFESDIRDLKIEKSSVKADVQQKETELAEVEAEIDAIDTEYDEVKAELAEKKEALEAQKSEKNDLQREKDRLIDESRRRSNAESEKEAELDEARESIPELETKLDDLEDELAKAERNRAQIDDVVADLKQEKRELQDDLDSVEDEIQAKQQEYAELEAKAGQSGDSSYGRAVSTVLNAEKPGVHGTVGQLGGVNQKYATACETAAGGRMANVVVDDDGVGQSCIEYLKSRNAGRATFLPLTEMHTRNLPSAPSAPGVVDFAYNLVDFDSQYAGVFAYVLGDTLVVEDMETARDLMGDYRLVTLSGELVEKSGAMTGGSKSGSRYSFSKSGKGQLERVAQRINELEDERKSIREELRDVDDRLDDARDRKSDATDQVRSIESDIEETEQRVESAKERIADLEDELVAMEAEREAVNEQMEELEDEIDERDETIAEIEGDIAALETELEDSRIPELTAEAEEIEDEIDELEGKMDELDGQLNELQLEKQYAEDAIEDLHDDIEQAQNRKAEQEERIEELEGKIEDQEALLEEKREAVAELEDELADLKDEREDVKGDLREAQQARDEKKSEVETVENRLESLRRSVERLEDDIADLEAQVGEYDADEIPDLKEVEQNIERLERQMEELEPVNMLAIEEYDDVKSDLDDLQERKSVLVEEREGIRERIDSYEDQKKATFMDAYEAIDEQFEDIFERLSNGTGTLHLEDEADPFDGGLTMKAQPGDKPIQRLDAMSGGEKSLTALAFIFAIQRFNPAPFYALDEVDAFLDAANAERVGEMVDELAGDAQFVVVSHRSAMMERSERAIGVTMQGDNVSTVTGIQLGDGDEEVPADD from the coding sequence ATGCACATCAAAAAGCTCGTCTTGGACAACTTCAAGAGCTTCGGACGACGGACCGAAATCCCATTTTACGAGGATTTCACCACTGTTAGCGGCCCGAACGGCTCTGGCAAGAGTAACATCATCGACAGCATCCTGTTCGCGCTCGGGTTGGCCCGAACGCGGGGCATCCGCGCCGAGAAACTGACCGACCTCATCTACAACCCCGGCCACGCCGACGGGAGCGAGGAGTCCTCCGGTCCACGCGAGGCCATCGTGGAAGTCGTGTTGGACAACAGCGACGGAACCCTCGACCGAGCGCAGGTCGTCAACGCCGCCGGGTCGGAGAACGTCGGCGACGTGGACGAAATCGTCATCAAGCGTCGGGTCAAGGAGACCGAGGACAACTACTACTCGTACTACTACCTCAACGGCCGGTCGGTCAACCTCTCGGACATCCAAGACCTGCTGGCGCAGGCCGGAGTGACGCCCGAGGGGTACAACGTCGTCATGCAGGGCGACGTGACCGAGATAATCAACATGACGCCGTACGAGCGTCGCCAGATAATCGACGAAATCGCTGGCGTCGCGGAGTTCGACGCCAAGAAAGAGGACGCACTCGAAGAGTTGGAGACGGTCAAAGAGCGCATCAGCGAGGCCGAACTCCGCATCGAGGAGAAGCAGGACCGACTCGACCAGTTGGCCGACGAGCGCGAGACCGCCCTCGAATATCAGGGCCTGCGCGACGAGAAACAGGAGTACGAGGGGCACCTCAAGGCCGCCGAGTTAGAGGAGAAGCGCGAAGACCTCGCGCACACCCGCGAGGATGTCGAAGACCGCGAGGAGGAACTGGCCGACCTGCAAGCCGAGTTGGACGAGAAGCAGGGCGCGGTCATCCGCCTCGAAGACGAGCTAGAGGAGCTGAACGCCGAAATCGAGCGGAAGGGCGAAGACGAGCAGTTGCGTATCAAGAGCGAAATCGAGGAGGTCAAAGGCGAGATTTCCCGGCTCGAAGACGCCATCGAGTCGGCCGACGAGAAGATTCAGGACGCCGAGAACACGCGCCGACAGGCGTTCGTGGAGATAGACCGCAAGCAGGAGGACGTAGACGAGTTCGAGTCGGACATCCGCGATTTGAAGATAGAGAAGTCCTCGGTGAAAGCCGACGTGCAGCAGAAAGAGACCGAGTTAGCGGAGGTCGAGGCCGAAATCGACGCCATCGACACCGAGTACGACGAGGTGAAGGCCGAACTCGCCGAGAAGAAGGAGGCGCTGGAAGCCCAGAAGAGTGAGAAGAACGACCTCCAGCGCGAGAAAGACCGCCTCATCGACGAGTCCAGACGCCGGTCGAACGCCGAGAGCGAGAAGGAGGCGGAGCTAGACGAGGCCCGCGAGTCGATTCCGGAGTTGGAGACGAAACTGGACGATTTGGAAGACGAGTTGGCCAAGGCCGAGCGCAACCGCGCCCAGATTGACGACGTGGTCGCCGACCTCAAGCAGGAGAAACGCGAGTTGCAGGACGACCTCGATTCGGTCGAGGACGAGATTCAGGCCAAACAGCAGGAGTACGCCGAACTCGAAGCCAAGGCCGGACAGAGCGGCGACTCGTCGTACGGCCGGGCGGTCTCGACCGTCCTGAACGCCGAGAAGCCGGGCGTCCACGGCACGGTCGGCCAGTTAGGCGGCGTGAACCAGAAGTACGCGACCGCCTGCGAGACCGCGGCTGGCGGCCGGATGGCCAACGTCGTGGTGGACGACGACGGCGTGGGCCAGTCGTGCATCGAGTACCTGAAATCCCGGAACGCCGGGCGCGCGACGTTCCTCCCGCTGACCGAGATGCACACGCGGAACCTCCCGAGCGCCCCCTCGGCACCGGGGGTCGTGGACTTCGCGTACAACCTCGTGGACTTCGATTCCCAGTACGCGGGCGTGTTCGCCTACGTCCTCGGCGACACGCTGGTCGTGGAGGACATGGAGACCGCCCGCGACCTGATGGGCGACTACCGACTCGTGACCCTCTCGGGCGAGTTGGTCGAGAAGAGCGGCGCGATGACCGGCGGGTCCAAGTCCGGGTCGCGCTACTCCTTCTCCAAATCCGGCAAGGGCCAACTGGAGCGGGTCGCCCAGCGCATCAACGAGTTGGAGGACGAACGCAAGTCCATTCGCGAGGAGCTACGCGACGTGGACGACCGACTCGACGACGCCCGCGACCGCAAGAGCGACGCGACCGACCAAGTGCGTTCCATCGAGTCCGACATCGAGGAGACCGAACAGCGAGTCGAGTCGGCCAAAGAGCGCATCGCCGACCTCGAAGACGAACTCGTGGCGATGGAGGCCGAGCGCGAGGCCGTCAACGAGCAGATGGAGGAGTTAGAAGACGAGATAGACGAGCGCGACGAGACCATCGCCGAAATCGAAGGCGACATCGCGGCGTTGGAGACCGAACTCGAAGACTCGCGGATTCCGGAACTCACCGCCGAGGCCGAGGAGATAGAAGACGAGATAGACGAACTCGAAGGCAAGATGGACGAGTTGGACGGCCAACTCAACGAACTTCAACTCGAAAAGCAGTACGCCGAGGACGCCATCGAGGACCTCCACGACGACATCGAGCAGGCCCAGAACCGCAAGGCCGAACAGGAGGAGCGAATCGAGGAGTTGGAGGGCAAAATCGAGGACCAAGAGGCCCTCCTCGAAGAGAAGCGCGAGGCCGTCGCGGAACTCGAAGACGAACTCGCGGACCTCAAAGACGAGCGCGAGGACGTGAAGGGCGACTTACGGGAGGCCCAACAGGCCCGCGACGAGAAGAAGTCGGAGGTCGAGACCGTCGAGAACCGCCTCGAAAGCCTGCGTCGGAGCGTCGAGCGACTGGAAGACGACATCGCCGACCTCGAAGCACAGGTCGGCGAGTACGACGCCGACGAGATTCCGGACCTGAAGGAGGTCGAGCAGAACATCGAGCGTCTGGAGCGCCAGATGGAAGAACTCGAACCGGTCAACATGCTGGCCATCGAGGAGTACGACGACGTGAAGTCGGACTTGGACGACCTCCAAGAGCGCAAGTCGGTCCTCGTGGAGGAGCGCGAGGGAATCCGCGAGCGCATCGACTCCTACGAGGACCAGAAGAAAGCGACGTTCATGGACGCCTACGAGGCGATCGACGAGCAGTTCGAGGACATCTTCGAACGTCTGTCGAACGGGACCGGGACCCTCCACCTCGAAGACGAGGCCGACCCATTCGACGGCGGCCTGACGATGAAAGCCCAACCGGGCGACAAGCCCATCCAGCGCCTCGACGCGATGTCGGGCGGCGAGAAGAGTCTGACCGCGCTCGCCTTCATCTTCGCCATCCAGCGGTTCAACCCCGCGCCGTTCTACGCGCTGGACGAGGTGGACGCGTTCCTCGACGCCGCGAACGCCGAGCGCGTCGGCGAGATGGTGGACGAACTCGCGGGCGACGCCCAGTTCGTCGTCGTCTCCCACCGCTCGGCGATGATGGAGCGTTCGGAGCGCGCCATCGGCGTCACGATGCAGGGCGACAACGTGAGTACCGTGACCGGCATCCAGTTGGGCGACGGCGACGAGGAGGTGCCCGCGGATGACTAG
- a CDS encoding DUF7518 family protein, with translation MSDQAERVEELESKVERLEATIQGLTEELVEVHDRLETLEETDAAEQTTRTRTETEASEPQTTETEQNDEAKSQESHEEDETGDDSGLGDDIIVA, from the coding sequence ATGAGCGACCAAGCCGAGCGCGTCGAGGAACTCGAATCGAAAGTCGAGCGACTCGAAGCGACGATTCAGGGACTCACCGAGGAGTTAGTCGAAGTTCACGACCGACTCGAAACGCTCGAAGAGACCGACGCCGCCGAGCAGACGACTCGGACACGGACCGAGACGGAAGCCTCCGAACCGCAGACGACCGAAACCGAGCAAAACGACGAGGCTAAAAGCCAAGAGTCCCACGAGGAAGACGAGACGGGGGACGATTCCGGGTTGGGCGACGACATCATCGTCGCCTAG
- a CDS encoding DMT family transporter, protein MREYLYLGAAIAAEVTGTTALKFSEGFTNAVPSLVVVVGYVGSFYLLSLTLQELPIGLVYATWSAVGIVAAALLGVVLFDEPIDAAGLLGMALVVGGVVVLNVFSDAYNPAH, encoded by the coding sequence ATGCGAGAGTACCTGTATCTCGGTGCCGCCATCGCCGCCGAGGTGACCGGCACCACGGCGCTCAAGTTCTCGGAGGGGTTCACGAACGCCGTCCCGTCGCTGGTCGTGGTCGTCGGCTACGTCGGGTCGTTCTACCTCCTGAGTCTCACCCTACAGGAGCTACCGATAGGGCTGGTGTACGCGACGTGGTCGGCCGTCGGCATCGTCGCCGCGGCGCTCCTCGGCGTGGTCCTGTTCGACGAGCCGATAGACGCCGCGGGACTCCTCGGGATGGCGCTCGTCGTCGGCGGCGTCGTCGTCCTGAACGTCTTCTCGGACGCCTACAACCCCGCTCACTGA